A single genomic interval of Ramlibacter sp. harbors:
- a CDS encoding penicillin-binding protein activator LpoB, producing the protein MNNFRLIPLVLGAALLAGCGVLSPGGNGSSGRSVMAQAIAAGDKVALLPVANYTDVPQAGLRVEALLEPALRQAGLRQLVLYPPALNPETLFEPGERKAQAEAEKWARTQGVRYVVSGAVNEWRYKVGVDGEPAVGLMLQVKDLSTDQVVYSSAGGRTGGSRQALAAVGQQLAAELVSGIRVEQASRTAPAR; encoded by the coding sequence ATGAACAACTTCCGCTTGATCCCCCTCGTGCTCGGTGCCGCGCTGCTGGCCGGCTGCGGCGTGCTCAGCCCCGGGGGCAACGGCAGCAGCGGCCGCTCGGTCATGGCGCAGGCCATTGCCGCGGGCGACAAGGTGGCGCTGCTGCCCGTGGCCAACTACACCGATGTGCCGCAGGCCGGCCTGCGCGTGGAGGCGCTGCTGGAGCCCGCGCTGCGCCAGGCCGGGCTGCGACAGCTGGTGCTGTACCCGCCCGCGTTGAACCCCGAGACCCTGTTCGAGCCCGGCGAGCGCAAGGCCCAGGCCGAGGCCGAGAAATGGGCCCGCACCCAGGGCGTGCGCTATGTGGTCAGCGGCGCCGTCAACGAGTGGCGCTACAAGGTGGGCGTGGACGGCGAGCCCGCCGTGGGGCTGATGCTGCAGGTCAAGGACCTGTCCACCGACCAGGTGGTCTATTCATCGGCCGGCGGCCGCACCGGCGGCAGCCGCCAGGCGCTGGCCGCCGTGGGCCAGCAACTGGCGGCCGAACTGGTGTCTGGAATCCGCGTTGAGCAAGCCAGCCGAACCGCACCCGCCCGCTGA